In one Oreochromis aureus strain Israel breed Guangdong linkage group 2, ZZ_aureus, whole genome shotgun sequence genomic region, the following are encoded:
- the rell2 gene encoding RELT-like protein 2 codes for MTELEAMGAGTPPPYIMFLVVFLFFLTGLLGFLICHLLKKKGYHCRTDVEDEEEEEKLGENADDEDEENQDTVEQILKCIIQNEANMEAFNEMLGNHNVCVRHDPRMRKESLGGIPPHLHTVHSGTDHNSCHLCAQIKSKKGRRQSRTLRAKQRPGEQTVFSVGRFRVTHTDKKSNGGPSPLAISGDQLDQSQDSEDRKDGGYNLRSMFKEVRRPSESASGISANVGRRKKSVTIFGLRRGSDPVGIKVGEETGKDIGGVKFAVQQQPVVLEEPVPVNNIKVDLQCGTKSDSILETELQQENKTSGSLNSPSSQTKTGLNPEPCTKIQSSTGSTVAYAPTSLPIPSEKRVNVEGQWIKPEEFGPLQTSTPIVPMPTSILGFTSVTHTGQLDACSRTGSQVIQTLPDVSSSSDMEPGLTLDSSPSSSFPIKTPSSVSSLKTPTSPLAVTASPKVGSKNMPPEVVKGELPCVLTQSPKLPLHQEMSRQSPVSYSSFRQTYSPSQAQAPERELEGTTMPKAEEKFEFKRPGILKKPKLSPVAAGDSKSSALSSSSEQLFKDRSSSLPLSPSSLSPSSPQGGRISSVTIVKASPDSQREFSVVTMVEEERSTTKDQKEDDYELRVDPDKRVIGSAEGDGFVPGARQPESQSGKTSGVEVIPSLNQEKEDMVEMEDIRDCKVMQVEGAQLMEEEVELKMQTQLEKD; via the exons ATGACTGAATTAGAAGCCATGGGGGCAGGGACGCCTCCACCCTACATAATGTTTCTAGTggtcttccttttctttcttacgGGACTGCTGGGCTTCCTAATCTGCCACCTCTTGAAGAAGAAGGGCTATCACTGTCGAACAGATGTggaggatgaagaagaggaggagaagctAGGGGAAAATGCAGATG ATGAGGATGAAGAGAACCAGGACACGGTGGAACAGATCCTTAAATGTATCATTCAAAATGAAG CAAATATGGAAGCCTTCAACGAGATGTTGGGAAACCATAATGTCTGCGTGCGTCATGACCCCAG GATGCGTAAGGAGTCCCTTGGTGGTATTCCTCCCCATCTCCACACAGTTCACTCAGGCACCGACCACAACTCCTGCCACCTCTGTGCCCAGATTAAATCTAAAAAAGGCCGCAGACAAAGCAGAACCCTACGTGCCAAGCAACGACCTGGGGAACAGACTGTCTTCTCTGTTGGCAG GTTCCGAGTGACACACACTGATAAAAAGTCCAATGGAGGTCCTAGTCCATTGGCCATTTCAGGGGACCAGCTGGACCAATCCCAAGACAGCGAGGATAGGAAGGATGGCGGATACAACCTGAGAAGCATGTTTAAGGAAGTCCGCCGACCTTCAGAAAGTGCCAGTGGAATATCTGCAAACgtgggaagaagaaaaaagagtgTGACTATATTTGGGCTAAGGCGGGGCAGTGACCCTGTAGGTATTAAGGTAGGGGAGGAGACAGGCAAAGATATTGGAGGGGTCAAATTTGCTGTTCAGCAGCAGCCTGTAGTGCTGGAAGAGCCCGTGCCTGTTAATAACATTAAAGTTGATCTTCAGTGTGGTACTAAATCTGATTCCATACTTGAGACTGAGCTACAACAGGAGAATAAAACATCAGGTTCTCTTAATTCTCCTTCTTCCCAGACTAAAACTGGGCTCAATCCTGAACCTTGTACAAAGATCCAGTCTTCAACAGGGAGTACAGTTGCTTATGCCCCAACATCTCTTCCTATTCCATCTGAGAAAAGAGTAAATGTTGAGGGTCAGTGGATAAAACCTGAAGAATTTGGACCACTGCAGACATCTACACCCATTGTACCTATGCCCACATCAATTCTGGGTTTCACTTCTGTCACTCATACTGGTCAGCTTGATGCCTGTTCCAGGACAGGTTCTCAAGTTATTCAAACTCTCCCTGACGTAAGCTCTAGTTCAGATATGGAACCAGGTTTAACCCTAGATTCGTCCCCTTCATCTTCCTTCCCAATCAAGACCCCATCTTCAGTTTCTTCATTAAAAACTCCTACATCCCCTCTAGCAGTGACAGCAAGTCCCAAAGTTGGCTCAAAAAATATGCCACCAGAAGTTGTAAAAGGAGAACTTCCTTGTGTCCTCACACAAAGCCCGAAACTCCCACTTCACCAAGAAATGTCTCGCCAATCACCTGTTTCCTATTCATCCTTTAGACAAACTTATAGTCCATCACAAGCCCAAGCTCCGGAGCGAGAGCTTGAAGGCACCACAATGCCCAAAGCTGAAGAAAAATTCGAATTTAAGAGACCTGGAAttctaaaaaaacccaaactgtcACCAGTTGCAGCAGGGGACTCTAAAAGCTCTGCCCTTTCATCTTCATCTGAACAACTTTTTAAAGACAGATCAAGCAGTTTACCTTTGTCCCCTTCTAGCCTGTCTCCCTCCTCACCTCAAGGTGGCAGAATAAGTAGTGTGACGATTGTTAAAGCCAGTCCTGACAGCCAGAGGGAGTTCTCTGTTGTCACGATGGTGGAAGAAGAGAGGTCAACCACTAAAGACCAGAAAGAAGACGATTATGAACTTAGAGTTGACCCAGACAAGAGGGTTATCGGTTCGGCTGAAGGAGATGGCTTTGTACCAGGTGCTAGACAACCTGAGAGCCAGAGCGGAAAAACTTCTGGCGTAGAGGTTATCCCATCTTTGAATCAAGAGAAGGAGGACATGGTGGAAATGGAAGATATTAGAGACTGCAAGGTCATGCAAGTGGAAGGAGCACAGTTAATGGAGGAAGAAGTGGAGCTGAAGATGCAGACTCAGTTGGAAAAGGACTGA